One genomic segment of Cohaesibacter gelatinilyticus includes these proteins:
- a CDS encoding sulfite exporter TauE/SafE family protein yields the protein MISFLLLGFLIGMSHALEADHLAAVGAMATSGKPSSKRLAFLGASWGLGHTTTLFLLSAVVIVFGFVLSDFLASSLEFFVGIMLVGLGIQVAMKLRRSKVHFHVHDHGDGKAHLHAHSHAHEGSKDHSAPSAHTHEHKSGFSLKAYSIGLVHGLAGSAALLVIVAAATQDAMAAMLYVLVFGLGSVAGMGLLTYAISWPLNLGSKGRSEKLVGRFFVAIQAASACLAIYIGVAVMMETGPAVLEGLQALS from the coding sequence ATGATTTCGTTTCTGCTTCTGGGATTTTTGATTGGTATGAGCCACGCATTGGAAGCTGACCATCTGGCGGCGGTCGGTGCCATGGCGACCTCTGGCAAGCCAAGCTCCAAAAGATTGGCTTTTCTTGGCGCTTCCTGGGGCTTGGGCCATACCACCACGCTCTTCCTGCTCAGCGCTGTCGTGATTGTCTTTGGTTTTGTGCTCAGTGACTTTCTGGCGTCCAGCCTGGAATTCTTCGTTGGCATCATGCTGGTGGGTCTTGGTATTCAGGTAGCAATGAAGCTTCGGCGCTCAAAGGTACATTTCCATGTGCATGATCATGGTGATGGCAAGGCTCATCTTCATGCCCACAGCCATGCGCATGAAGGATCCAAGGATCATTCGGCTCCCTCAGCCCATACCCACGAGCATAAAAGCGGCTTTTCGCTGAAAGCTTATAGCATCGGCTTGGTGCATGGTCTTGCAGGCTCCGCCGCTCTTTTGGTGATTGTCGCCGCTGCCACACAAGATGCCATGGCTGCAATGCTGTATGTGCTTGTTTTTGGCCTTGGATCGGTTGCTGGCATGGGCTTGCTAACCTACGCCATTTCCTGGCCGCTCAATTTGGGCAGCAAGGGGCGCAGCGAAAAGCTGGTGGGCCGCTTTTTTGTTGCCATTCAAGCTGCGTCTGCCTGTCTTGCCATTTACATTGGCGTAGCGGTGATGATGGAAACCGGCCCGGCCGTGCTGGAAGGCCTGCAAGCTCTATCTTAA
- the hypA gene encoding hydrogenase maturation nickel metallochaperone HypA, protein MHEMSICEGILQVIEDQAKAQQFARVKRVRLEIGPLAGVELEALTFSYDVVTKNSIAHESKLEVIELPVNGWCMPCAKQVSVAARYEPCPDCGSYQVEITGGDELRIKDMEVE, encoded by the coding sequence ATGCATGAAATGTCCATATGTGAAGGCATTTTGCAGGTGATTGAAGATCAGGCGAAAGCGCAACAATTTGCCCGCGTCAAACGTGTTCGCCTGGAAATCGGACCGCTGGCTGGTGTGGAACTGGAAGCGTTGACTTTTTCATATGACGTGGTGACAAAAAACTCGATCGCGCATGAGTCCAAGCTCGAAGTGATTGAGTTGCCGGTGAATGGCTGGTGCATGCCTTGCGCCAAACAGGTCAGTGTTGCTGCGCGCTACGAACCCTGCCCCGATTGCGGCTCCTATCAGGTGGAGATTACCGGCGGCGATGAATTGCGGATCAAAGATATGGAGGTGGAGTGA
- a CDS encoding hydrogenase maturation protein: MRILLFIHGFNALSQRLFVELEALGHEVSIEFDIHDDNTREAIKLFQPDLVLAPYLKRAIPRDIWENTRCLILHPGPLGDKGPSALDWAILKGESHWGATLLQAEEEMDGGPVWESRSFAMAERPKSSLYRSEISDIAVASVKDALKRIEAGEASPRRLSKQDEDVTGNLQPAIRHKDRVIDWKKDDSETILRKIRSADGVPGAQDGFFGRSLYLYDAHRVSDEALLILNAAPGAVIAKSGFALCRKTKDGALWIGHMRDPHGEHGFKLPAALVLEADLDKELSEVGGYPTICSHRIGDVTHLHFPFYNGAMSTSECEDLLAAYREAAQQDSKVIVLHGGPDFWSNGMHLNVIEASNDAANESWRNINAIDDLAEAIIRTESHLTVAVMHGNAGAGGVFLARACDQVWLRDGVILNPHYKDMGNLYGSEFWTYLLPRYAGEENANRIAEQRLPMGADEAAMLGLADKVLSNNRAFFASEVDEQVMQLCEANVWSNLIDKKIKQRREDEAIKPLSTYREEELTRMRGNFFGFDPSYHVARYNFVHNIAKSRTPITLARHRDKRYQSGAAHRSTHKGYGT; encoded by the coding sequence ATGAGAATTCTGTTGTTCATTCATGGTTTCAATGCGCTCTCCCAGCGTTTGTTTGTGGAGCTGGAAGCGCTTGGCCATGAGGTGAGCATCGAATTTGATATCCATGATGACAATACACGCGAGGCCATCAAGCTGTTTCAACCTGATCTGGTTCTGGCTCCTTATCTAAAACGCGCCATTCCGCGCGATATCTGGGAAAACACCCGCTGCCTGATCCTGCATCCCGGACCGTTGGGGGACAAAGGGCCCTCCGCCCTCGATTGGGCCATCCTGAAAGGCGAGAGCCATTGGGGTGCAACACTTTTGCAGGCTGAGGAGGAAATGGATGGTGGTCCTGTTTGGGAAAGCCGTTCCTTTGCCATGGCAGAGCGCCCAAAATCCAGCCTCTATCGTAGTGAGATCAGCGATATTGCGGTTGCCAGCGTCAAAGATGCTTTGAAGCGGATTGAGGCAGGTGAGGCTTCCCCTCGCCGTTTATCAAAACAAGACGAGGATGTGACTGGCAACCTTCAGCCGGCCATTCGCCATAAAGACCGGGTGATCGATTGGAAAAAGGATGACAGCGAAACAATTCTGCGCAAGATCCGCTCAGCTGATGGTGTGCCCGGTGCGCAAGATGGATTCTTTGGTCGCTCGCTTTATCTCTATGATGCTCATCGTGTTTCAGATGAGGCGCTTCTGATATTGAATGCAGCACCAGGGGCTGTGATTGCCAAAAGCGGTTTTGCACTTTGCCGCAAGACCAAGGATGGAGCGCTTTGGATTGGGCATATGCGCGATCCCCACGGTGAGCATGGCTTCAAACTGCCAGCTGCACTGGTGCTGGAAGCGGATTTGGACAAAGAGCTGAGCGAAGTTGGCGGTTATCCGACGATTTGTTCGCATCGGATCGGAGATGTCACCCATCTGCATTTCCCGTTTTACAATGGTGCCATGTCGACCAGCGAATGCGAAGATCTGTTGGCAGCTTATCGGGAGGCTGCCCAACAGGACAGCAAGGTGATTGTACTGCATGGCGGGCCGGATTTCTGGTCCAATGGCATGCATCTCAATGTGATCGAGGCATCAAATGATGCTGCGAATGAGAGCTGGCGGAACATCAATGCCATTGATGATCTGGCCGAGGCCATCATTCGCACCGAAAGTCATCTGACCGTTGCAGTCATGCATGGCAATGCCGGGGCTGGTGGAGTGTTTTTGGCGCGTGCCTGTGATCAGGTCTGGTTGCGTGATGGCGTGATCCTCAATCCTCATTACAAGGATATGGGCAATCTCTATGGTTCTGAATTTTGGACCTATCTGCTGCCTCGCTATGCTGGCGAAGAGAATGCCAATCGTATAGCCGAGCAACGTCTGCCCATGGGCGCGGATGAAGCTGCGATGCTTGGATTGGCTGACAAGGTGCTCAGTAACAATCGCGCGTTTTTTGCCAGCGAAGTGGATGAGCAGGTCATGCAGCTTTGTGAGGCGAATGTTTGGTCCAATCTGATTGACAAGAAGATCAAACAGCGCCGCGAAGATGAAGCGATCAAGCCGCTCAGCACCTATCGTGAGGAAGAATTGACGCGTATGCGGGGCAATTTCTTTGGCTTTGACCCCTCTTATCATGTTGCTCGCTATAATTTTGTCCATAACATAGCCAAATCGCGCACGCCAATCACTCTGGCGCGCCATCGGGACAAGCGCTATCAATCTGGTGCGGCCCATCGTTCAACACATAAGGGATATGGAACCTGA
- a CDS encoding sigma-54-dependent transcriptional regulator, whose amino-acid sequence MSESLPTILIVDDEVRSLESLERNLFADFDVRTATSAAEAEKILEQEWVQIILCDQRMPEETGVQFLTRVRERWPEVIRIIISGYTDAGDIITGLNEAGIYQYITKPWRPDELMQVLKNASKMFELQRQNELLAIELRMLDKTAESTIESRRARLKDRYNDEDGIIRAKQSPMNGVCQTLRQIAAFDLPVLIMGESGTGKELAARSLHYNSLRWNKPFVVENCGALSDELLESELFGHKRGAFTGAVEDHIGLFERADGGTIFLDEIGEVTPSFQVKLLRVLQEGEIRPVGSNKTRKVDVRVIAATNRDMDEEVRMERFRKDLYFRMAGIVVTMPPLRERAGDVPALADHLLRQAVKELGKDAKGFTPEAVDCMRRYQWPGNVREMQNEIQRMLVMAPDNALLGSELLSPRVVHAAPEEDKDEMAILSEFNGSLKDRIEQLEARVLHETMIRHRWNKSKAAKELGLSRVGLRGKLERYGLEKVEQLDVNGQDDDDGELVDQQTSKSAKSVRQTTKLSSAQDKG is encoded by the coding sequence ATGAGTGAAAGTCTTCCAACCATTTTGATTGTTGACGATGAAGTCCGCTCTCTGGAATCGCTGGAGCGCAATCTCTTTGCTGATTTCGATGTGCGCACCGCCACCAGTGCCGCTGAAGCTGAAAAGATTCTGGAACAGGAATGGGTGCAGATCATCCTTTGTGATCAGCGCATGCCGGAAGAGACCGGCGTGCAATTCCTGACCCGTGTTCGAGAGCGCTGGCCAGAGGTGATCCGGATCATCATTTCCGGCTATACCGACGCAGGTGATATCATTACCGGGCTGAATGAAGCCGGGATCTATCAATATATCACCAAGCCTTGGCGGCCGGACGAATTGATGCAAGTGCTTAAAAATGCATCGAAAATGTTCGAGCTTCAGCGCCAGAATGAGTTGTTGGCCATTGAGCTGCGGATGTTGGACAAGACAGCGGAAAGCACCATTGAGAGCCGCCGGGCACGCCTCAAAGACCGCTATAATGATGAAGACGGTATCATTCGCGCCAAGCAAAGCCCGATGAATGGGGTTTGCCAGACCTTGCGTCAGATAGCGGCCTTTGATCTGCCCGTCCTGATCATGGGCGAGTCTGGCACCGGCAAGGAATTGGCCGCCCGATCGCTGCATTATAATTCCCTGCGCTGGAACAAACCGTTCGTGGTCGAGAATTGCGGCGCGCTGTCTGACGAATTGCTGGAAAGCGAGCTGTTTGGCCATAAGCGTGGAGCCTTTACCGGTGCGGTGGAAGATCATATCGGTCTGTTTGAACGGGCCGATGGTGGTACCATCTTCCTTGATGAAATCGGCGAAGTCACACCGAGTTTTCAGGTGAAATTGCTGCGCGTCTTGCAGGAAGGCGAAATTCGCCCCGTTGGCTCGAACAAGACCCGCAAGGTGGATGTGCGCGTGATCGCTGCCACCAACCGCGATATGGATGAGGAAGTGCGCATGGAGCGCTTCCGAAAGGACCTTTATTTTCGAATGGCTGGCATTGTGGTGACCATGCCGCCACTGCGTGAACGTGCTGGCGACGTTCCGGCCCTGGCTGATCATTTGCTGAGGCAAGCCGTGAAAGAGCTTGGCAAGGACGCCAAGGGTTTCACGCCGGAAGCGGTCGATTGCATGCGCCGCTATCAATGGCCGGGCAACGTACGAGAAATGCAGAACGAGATCCAGCGCATGCTGGTGATGGCACCAGATAACGCCCTTCTTGGCTCGGAATTGCTATCTCCTCGCGTGGTGCATGCAGCACCAGAAGAGGACAAGGATGAAATGGCCATCCTGTCCGAATTCAATGGCTCGCTGAAAGACCGGATTGAACAGCTGGAAGCGCGGGTTCTGCATGAAACCATGATCCGCCATCGCTGGAACAAATCCAAAGCCGCCAAGGAGTTGGGCCTCTCTCGTGTCGGCTTGCGCGGCAAGCTGGAACGCTATGGTCTGGAAAAGGTTGAACAATTGGACGTAAACGGTCAGGATGATGATGACGGTGAACTTGTAGATCAGCAGACATCCAAATCTGCCAAGAGCGTCAGACAAACGACCAAACTGAGCTCGGCACAAGACAAGGGCTAA
- a CDS encoding HypC/HybG/HupF family hydrogenase formation chaperone encodes MCLALPAELIAIDEASDMGTVSLEGVKKQISLALVDGVKVGDFVLVHVGYALNTISPSEAQKTLELMNEAGLVSADEEAAQ; translated from the coding sequence ATGTGTTTGGCATTACCCGCAGAATTGATTGCCATTGATGAGGCAAGCGATATGGGCACCGTGTCGCTGGAAGGGGTCAAGAAGCAGATTTCCCTCGCGCTTGTCGATGGGGTGAAAGTTGGCGATTTCGTGCTGGTCCATGTGGGCTATGCGCTCAATACCATCAGCCCCAGCGAGGCGCAAAAGACGCTGGAGCTGATGAATGAGGCCGGATTGGTATCCGCTGATGAGGAGGCCGCACAATGA
- the hypD gene encoding hydrogenase formation protein HypD, which produces MKYVDEFRSKDGAKKLATEIARTVDPNRSYHVMEFCGGHTHAIFRYGVQDLMPDNVQFVHGPGCPVCVLPIPRIDAAIELAERHDAIICSYGDMMRVPASKKRSLIKAKADGADIRMVYSTQDALKIAQDNPDRQVVFFAIGFETTTPPSAVAIKQAQALGLENFSVFCNHVLTPAAIQHILQAPDLRDFGAVSIDGFLGPSHVSSIIGSQPYDYFAQEFQKPVVIAGFEPLDVMQATLMLIRQVNEGRFEVENEYSRVVTPEGNLKAQSLVQEVFELRRSFEWRGLGDVPYSALQIRECYAAFDAERRFDLTKSKGQDVKACECPAILRGAKKPTDCKLFGTVCTPDNPQGSCMVSSEGSCAAYWSYGRFRLAQNQVA; this is translated from the coding sequence ATGAAATATGTCGACGAATTCCGCTCCAAGGACGGTGCCAAGAAACTGGCAACCGAAATTGCCCGCACGGTTGACCCCAACCGCTCCTATCATGTCATGGAGTTCTGCGGTGGACATACGCACGCAATTTTTCGCTATGGCGTTCAGGATCTGATGCCGGACAATGTGCAATTCGTCCATGGTCCCGGCTGTCCGGTTTGCGTCTTGCCGATCCCGCGCATTGATGCTGCCATTGAACTGGCCGAGCGCCATGATGCGATCATCTGCAGCTATGGCGACATGATGCGCGTGCCGGCCAGCAAGAAGCGCAGTCTGATCAAGGCCAAGGCTGACGGCGCTGATATCCGTATGGTTTATTCCACGCAGGATGCCTTGAAGATTGCGCAGGACAATCCTGATCGTCAGGTGGTGTTTTTCGCCATTGGGTTCGAGACCACCACCCCGCCTTCCGCTGTTGCTATCAAGCAGGCACAGGCCTTGGGCTTGGAGAATTTCTCGGTCTTTTGCAATCATGTCCTGACCCCAGCTGCCATTCAGCATATTCTGCAGGCCCCGGATTTGCGTGATTTCGGCGCTGTTTCCATTGATGGCTTCCTTGGGCCCTCTCATGTTTCCTCCATCATCGGCAGTCAGCCCTATGACTATTTTGCGCAAGAATTTCAAAAGCCTGTGGTGATTGCGGGCTTTGAGCCCCTGGATGTGATGCAAGCCACCTTGATGCTGATCCGTCAGGTCAATGAAGGCCGCTTCGAGGTGGAAAATGAATATAGCCGGGTGGTAACGCCAGAGGGCAATCTCAAGGCGCAGTCTCTCGTGCAGGAAGTGTTCGAGCTGCGTCGTAGCTTCGAATGGCGCGGTCTTGGTGATGTGCCCTACAGCGCTCTGCAAATTCGTGAATGCTATGCCGCCTTTGATGCCGAGCGCCGCTTTGATCTTACAAAATCCAAGGGGCAGGATGTGAAAGCGTGCGAATGCCCGGCCATTCTGCGTGGTGCCAAGAAACCAACGGATTGCAAATTGTTCGGAACGGTCTGTACGCCGGACAATCCGCAAGGCTCCTGCATGGTTTCATCAGAGGGCTCCTGCGCCGCCTATTGGAGCTATGGCCGGTTCCGGTTGGCACAAAACCAGGTCGCATAA
- the hypB gene encoding hydrogenase nickel incorporation protein HypB, with protein sequence MCTVCGCAHGEVSIEGKDPHHASHGHAHDHSHDHDHGHHHHSHDEQGGETHHYGKGPAHAHAPGLSQSRMIQIETDIMAKNDGYAHANRSLMQKKGIFSLNLVSSPGSGKTTLLTKSIEDLKDELPISVIEGDQQTANDAERIRATGVSAIQVNTGKGCHLDGHMVGHALESLEPEDKSLLFIENVGNLVCPAGFDLGEAHKVAILSVTEGEDKPLKYPDMFHAADVMLLNKIDLLPYLTFDVDACIENARKVNPKIKVLKVSATSGEGMEQWYQWIRASRQIALIDHT encoded by the coding sequence ATGTGTACCGTCTGCGGATGTGCCCATGGTGAAGTGAGCATTGAAGGCAAGGATCCTCATCATGCCTCTCATGGTCATGCACATGATCACAGTCATGATCACGACCATGGCCACCATCATCATAGCCATGATGAACAGGGCGGAGAGACCCATCATTATGGCAAGGGACCAGCCCATGCCCATGCGCCGGGCCTCTCACAAAGTCGGATGATCCAGATCGAGACCGATATCATGGCCAAGAATGATGGCTATGCGCATGCCAATCGGTCTTTGATGCAGAAGAAAGGCATCTTCTCGCTCAATCTCGTCTCCAGTCCCGGCTCGGGCAAAACCACTTTGCTGACCAAGTCCATCGAGGATTTGAAGGATGAGCTGCCCATTTCCGTGATTGAAGGCGATCAGCAGACGGCCAATGATGCCGAGCGGATTCGCGCGACGGGTGTCTCTGCAATTCAGGTGAATACCGGTAAGGGTTGTCATCTGGATGGCCATATGGTCGGTCATGCGCTCGAGAGTCTGGAACCGGAAGACAAGAGCCTTCTCTTCATCGAGAATGTCGGCAATCTTGTATGCCCGGCAGGTTTTGATCTTGGCGAAGCGCACAAAGTGGCGATCCTCTCAGTGACCGAAGGGGAAGACAAGCCGCTGAAATATCCCGACATGTTTCATGCTGCGGATGTGATGCTTCTGAACAAGATCGATTTGCTGCCTTATCTCACCTTTGATGTTGATGCCTGCATTGAAAATGCGCGCAAGGTGAACCCGAAGATCAAGGTGCTGAAGGTCTCGGCGACAAGCGGTGAAGGCATGGAGCAATGGTATCAATGGATCCGTGCTAGCCGCCAGATCGCGCTTATCGACCATACTTAA
- the hypE gene encoding hydrogenase expression/formation protein HypE: MLQRKPGSKRFPMRLNIKKGRVDMTHGSGGRAMAQLIEELFASHLDNELLAQGNDQAAFSVPAGRMVMSTDGHVVSPLFFPGGDIGSLSVHGTVNDVVMSGAKPLYLSASFILEEGFPLADLDKIVASMAKAAEETGTPIVTGDTKVVEKGKGDGVFISTTGIGIVPDGLILSGDQVQPGDKILVSGYIGDHGVAIMSSRENLEFETSIASDSQPLHDLVADMVREVPEIRCMRDPTRGGVASTLNELAQQSSTGMRLQEEAIPVRPEVHAACELLGLDPLYVANEGKLIAICPADQAEKLLNVMRAHPKGQDAAIIGEVVEDEHSFVTMETVFGGQRIVDWLAGEQLPRIC, translated from the coding sequence ATGTTGCAAAGAAAACCCGGCTCGAAACGCTTTCCCATGCGGCTGAATATCAAAAAGGGTCGCGTGGACATGACCCATGGCTCTGGCGGACGGGCCATGGCGCAATTGATTGAAGAGCTGTTTGCCAGTCATCTGGACAATGAATTATTGGCGCAAGGCAATGATCAGGCAGCTTTCTCGGTACCTGCTGGCCGCATGGTGATGAGCACCGATGGTCATGTGGTCTCGCCTCTCTTCTTTCCCGGTGGTGATATCGGATCGCTCAGCGTTCATGGCACAGTCAATGACGTGGTGATGTCTGGCGCAAAGCCGCTCTATCTTTCGGCTTCCTTTATTTTGGAAGAAGGTTTCCCATTGGCGGATCTCGACAAGATTGTTGCGTCAATGGCGAAAGCAGCCGAGGAGACCGGAACTCCGATTGTCACTGGCGATACCAAGGTCGTTGAAAAAGGCAAAGGCGATGGGGTTTTCATCTCAACCACCGGCATTGGGATTGTGCCCGATGGACTGATATTGTCAGGTGATCAGGTTCAACCGGGCGACAAGATTTTGGTCAGCGGCTATATCGGCGATCATGGCGTGGCCATCATGTCGAGCCGTGAAAATCTCGAATTTGAGACGAGCATAGCTTCTGATAGCCAGCCTTTGCATGACTTGGTGGCCGATATGGTGCGCGAAGTTCCGGAAATTCGCTGTATGCGTGACCCGACGCGCGGTGGTGTGGCCTCGACCCTGAATGAGCTGGCGCAGCAATCCTCTACCGGTATGCGACTGCAAGAAGAAGCCATTCCGGTGCGACCAGAAGTGCATGCAGCATGTGAATTGCTGGGACTGGATCCGCTTTATGTGGCCAATGAGGGCAAATTGATTGCCATTTGCCCTGCTGATCAGGCAGAAAAGCTGCTGAATGTGATGCGCGCTCATCCAAAGGGGCAGGATGCTGCCATCATCGGCGAAGTGGTCGAAGATGAGCATAGCTTTGTGACCATGGAAACCGTCTTTGGCGGACAGCGCATCGTTGATTGGCTGGCCGGTGAGCAATTGCCGCGCATTTGCTAG
- a CDS encoding nickel-dependent hydrogenase large subunit, whose product MIREDQLSIRLSPNEEDKNNLRVDIVSTRKSDLAQIFIGKTPMEALPMIPRLYSICGMAHSYAAIQACQSLDDSRSSAIHEALCLNEMLREHVLHIALHWTKQIGTKAPRDQMPVLVQAFEAISLKLLAYAQFDSQPKEKLEAALLVAKLDRITELLDALFFGHALKGWKDLKTSLDLVVWCGDDNGIIARMINQSIRSDHQDIAAIEPAFLPDLSKQDWQQLLQRNKGSAFCDQPDWQDAPHETGSLQRQRQHPLIRALMPAGKANLLARQTARILDLLSVMAQLRDQLKALDGYNAAPILLQKNGAGVGVVETARGRLVHAIDLQDGLIRHWSILAPTEWNFHPNGAAAQSLSRLTPGPGLEEQARQIMLAIDPCIAFDLLDATGLGKGASYA is encoded by the coding sequence ATGATCCGCGAAGACCAGCTCTCCATCCGTCTGTCCCCGAATGAGGAAGACAAGAATAACTTGCGCGTTGATATCGTCTCGACGCGAAAAAGCGATTTGGCGCAAATTTTCATCGGCAAAACTCCGATGGAAGCATTGCCGATGATTCCGCGGCTCTATTCCATTTGCGGTATGGCTCATAGCTATGCGGCCATTCAGGCCTGTCAGTCCTTGGATGACAGCAGGTCGTCGGCAATTCATGAGGCTTTGTGTCTCAATGAAATGCTGCGTGAACATGTTTTGCATATCGCCCTGCACTGGACCAAACAGATCGGCACAAAAGCACCACGCGATCAGATGCCTGTGCTGGTGCAGGCCTTTGAAGCGATCTCTCTCAAGCTCTTGGCTTATGCGCAGTTTGATAGTCAGCCCAAGGAAAAGCTGGAAGCAGCCCTCCTTGTTGCCAAGCTGGACCGGATCACTGAGTTGCTGGATGCTCTCTTCTTTGGCCATGCTTTGAAAGGCTGGAAAGATCTGAAAACTTCGCTGGATCTGGTCGTTTGGTGTGGCGATGACAACGGCATCATTGCGCGCATGATCAATCAGAGTATCCGCTCGGACCATCAGGACATAGCCGCAATTGAACCCGCCTTTCTGCCTGATCTGTCCAAGCAAGACTGGCAGCAGCTTTTGCAAAGGAACAAAGGCAGCGCCTTTTGTGATCAGCCGGATTGGCAGGATGCGCCACATGAAACCGGGTCCTTGCAACGACAAAGGCAACATCCCCTGATCAGAGCTTTGATGCCTGCTGGCAAAGCCAATCTTCTGGCGCGCCAGACAGCGAGAATTCTTGATTTGCTGAGCGTCATGGCGCAATTGCGTGATCAACTCAAGGCACTGGATGGTTATAATGCGGCGCCGATATTGCTGCAAAAAAATGGCGCTGGTGTTGGTGTGGTTGAGACAGCACGCGGTCGACTGGTTCATGCCATCGATTTGCAGGATGGATTGATCCGGCATTGGTCCATCCTTGCGCCGACTGAGTGGAATTTTCATCCCAATGGTGCGGCGGCACAAAGCCTGTCCCGCCTCACACCGGGGCCAGGGCTTGAAGAGCAGGCCCGACAGATTATGCTGGCCATTGATCCATGCATTGCGTTCGATCTTTTGGATGCGACGGGATTGGGGAAAGGAGCTAGCTATGCATGA